The Solanum lycopersicum chromosome 9, SLM_r2.1 genome window below encodes:
- the LOC138337076 gene encoding protein ALP1-like, with protein MSSTEKLAMFLNILAHHEKNRSIKVDYIRSGWSVSRAFNECLRAILKLTPVLLVKLNPVLEDDSDDRWKWFKGCLGALDGTYISIRVEAIYKPRYRIRKGDIATNVLGVCDRNLNFIYVLPGWEGSAADGRVLRDAVVRRNGLKVPHGNYYLCDGGYTNGNGFLSPYRGYRYWLKDWQGDNPSPRCREELFNMKHARARNVIERTFGLLKGRWGILRSPSWYLVKVHNRIISACCLIHNFIRREMEADPLDVEMDFHMENQHEHENINTIETSDEWTTWRDELAQSMWNERLGNQSL; from the exons ATGTCGAGTACTGAAAAGTTAGcaatgtttttaaatattttggctCATCATGAAAAGAACAGGTCTATCAAAGTTGATTATATTAGATCGGGGTGGAGTGTAAGTCGAGCCTTTAATGAATGTCTAAGAGCTATTCTTAAACTAACTCCAGTGTTACTTGTTAAACTTAATCCGGTGCTCGAAGATGATAGTGATGATCGATGGAAATGGTTTAAG GGTTGTCTTGGTGCATTGGATGGTACTTACATTTCCATTAGAGTTGAAGCAATATATAAACCAAGATACAGAATACGGAAAGGAGATATAGCAACTAATGTCTTGGGGGTTTGTGATAGAAATCTCaactttatttatgtattaccTGGTTGGGAGGGATCAGCCGCTGATGGTCGTGTATTGCGAGATGCTGTTGTACGAAGAAATGGGTTGAAAGTACCTCATG gcAATTACTATTTGTGCGACGGAGGATATACAAATGGAAATGGTTTTCTGTCTCCCTATCGAGGATATAGATATTGGCTAAAGGATTGGCAAGGTGACAATCCATCACCTCGATGTCGAGAAGAGCTCTTTAATATGAAGCATGCTAGGGCACGTAATGTCATTGAAAGAACATTTGGACTATTAAAAGGACGTTGGGGAATTCTTAGAAGTCCTTCGTGGTACTTAGTTAAGGTTCACAATAGAATTATTAGTGCATGTTGTTTGATACACAATTTCATTCGAAGAGAGATGGAAGCTGACCCCTTAGATGTGGAAATGGATTTCCACATGGAGaatcaacatgaacatgaaaatattaatacaaTTGAAACATCTGATGAGTGGACCACTTGGAGGGATGAACTAGCTCAGTCTATGTGGAATGAACGATTGGGAAATCaatctttataa
- the LOC101253719 gene encoding uncharacterized protein yields the protein MASFPAATSNTSRKRARKSTPSCRRIWTPEEELTLIVGLKELCVNGWRGDNGTFRHGYLMELEHYMNARHPSCGLKFLPHVDSKIRAWKKSYATISLLKSRSGLGFQYSDESILVDYPKAWDDLIKVDPNAKSMNLKKWPLFADWEEIFGKDRATGEFAEGPEDAVEEIERIESQEITNGMSVRFPIDVVDKDDASGTRENQAAQEEPNVSTGATQSPFTAQAEPNESTGAAQSSFTATKGETHQSQKKGNCFKASSSKVNEKGRCKKRKTVEGDNETVLKGLMEVMKQFTESHDKRMAFLIDKLGERDLSEIRGKIFSIIGSPAYEIYNSNERVKAAMGITQDIKRMEFFLSISELECHSMIWMIINDKL from the exons ATGGCTAGTTTTCCTGCTGCAACATCCAACACGTCCAGAAAGAGGGCAAGAAAATCAACACCTTCATGTCGAAGGATATGGACTCCAGAAGAGGAACTTACTCTTATAGTTGGATTAAAAGAATTGTGTGTTAATGGTTGGAGAGGAGATAATGGAACCTTTAGACATGGATATTTAATGGAATTGGAACACTACATGAATGCTCGTCATCCTAGTTGTGGATTGAAATTTCTACCACATGTTGATTCTAAAATAAGAGCATGGAAAAAGAGTTATGCAACCATATCGTTGCTAAAGAGTCGAAGTGGTTTAGGATTTCAATATAGTGACGAAAGTATCTTAGTTGATTATCCAAAAGCTTGGGATGACTTGATAAAG gTTGATCCAAATGCCAAATCAATGAACTTAAAAAAATGGCCATTATTTGCTGACTGGGAAGAGATATTTGGCAAGGATAGAGCTACTGGAGAGTTTGCAGAAGGTCCAGAAGATGCTGTTGAAGAAATAGAAAGAATTGAATCTCAAGAAATTACTAATGGCATGTCTGTGAGATTTCCTATTGATGTTGTCGACAAAGATGATGCTTCAGGCACAAGAGAAAATCAAGCTGCTCAAGAGGAACCTAATGTATCAACTGGAGCAACACAAAGTccatttactgctcaagctgaACCTAATGAATCAACTGGAGCAGCACAAAGTTCATTCACCGCTACAAAAGGTGAAACCCATCAATCTCAGAAAAAGGGCAACTGTTTTAAAGCATCATCTTCTAAAGTCAACGAAAAAGGTAgatgcaaaaaaagaaaaacagttGAAGGTGATAATGAGACTGTTCTTAAAGGTTTGATGGAGGTGATGAAACAATTCACTGAAAGCCATGATAAGAGAATGGCTTTTTTAATTGACAAGCTAGGAGAGCGTGATCTATCTGAAATTCGTGGTaagatattttctattattgGATCCCCTGCATATGAAATATACAACTCAAATGAACGAGTTAAGGCAGCAATGGGAATTACTCAAGATATAAAGAGAATGGAATTCTTCTTAAGCATCAGCGAACTTGAATGTCACAGTATGATATGGATGATTATTAATGATAAGCTTTAA